One region of Mycoplasma zalophi genomic DNA includes:
- a CDS encoding diadenylate cyclase, with protein sequence MENKLLLIILGFIVLLFVIVFIHYSVLFYKNIIRSRKQKLKVSKSTKIRLIHQLKESLKYLSKNKTGALITIEMTDKLDNLRTDGVIIDANISSSLIISIFNKNTPLHDGAIIIRDNKIVYAATYYKITKKSIDNKYGARHRAAIGISEISDSITLVVSEENGAISLVKGGMISPIFTDRLQESLVNIFKDY encoded by the coding sequence ATGGAAAATAAATTATTATTGATAATTTTAGGTTTTATTGTTTTATTGTTTGTAATTGTTTTTATTCATTATTCAGTTTTATTTTATAAAAACATAATAAGATCAAGAAAACAAAAATTAAAAGTTTCAAAAAGTACCAAAATAAGATTAATTCACCAATTAAAAGAAAGTTTAAAATACTTATCTAAAAATAAAACTGGTGCGCTAATAACCATTGAAATGACTGATAAATTAGATAATTTAAGAACTGATGGAGTTATTATTGACGCAAATATTTCAAGTTCTTTAATAATAAGTATTTTTAATAAAAATACCCCATTACATGATGGAGCTATTATTATCCGCGACAATAAAATAGTGTATGCTGCAACTTATTATAAAATAACTAAAAAATCTATAGATAATAAATATGGCGCAAGACATCGTGCAGCAATTGGTATAAGTGAAATTTCAGATTCTATTACTTTGGTAGTAAGTGAAGAAAATGGAGCAATAAGCCTTGTTAAAGGTGGTATGATAAGTCCTATTTTTACAGATAGATTACAAGAATCATTGGTAAATATATTTAAAGACTATTAA
- the mgtE gene encoding magnesium transporter produces MKNELSLTQLRNALQYKNIHLIRTFVDETPNATIADTIEQLNEYERVFFFRIIKPKDSGEIFSYLEHDIQESIIKSFTDKELEYILDDLYLDDIVDLIEEMPANISQKILSHVKDQEDRNKINKLLKYNDDSVGSVMSVEFIKLNKDITCSKAIEIIRKKREDAEVVHYYIVIDDDNKLAGVTTLEDIVFVDSRRGTYIYEIMEPIQSLNVLETKEHATLIFADHDMSVLPVVNDKNEVLGIVTSDDVIDVLHEEATEDIYKMAGIESEEGISYNKPNIKSIVKSRIFWLIILMLGSTLSQLVIQIFQAQVEGAGSFLSAAISSAIVVSMVPVISGTAGNAGAQAATTVTRALALHEIKGSKWKVISSELRAGAIIGLILFITNFIRLILYFTATGNLLIKAEQIGIILMCLVSSLSMFLAVVFAKFVGAVVPLAANKLKKDPAVMSSPILATLTDATSTIIFFSLAMLIFHIFFH; encoded by the coding sequence ATGAAAAATGAACTATCATTAACTCAACTTCGTAATGCCCTTCAATATAAAAATATTCATTTAATTCGAACATTTGTCGATGAAACACCTAATGCAACAATAGCTGATACGATTGAACAATTAAATGAATATGAACGAGTGTTTTTCTTTCGAATAATTAAACCCAAAGATAGTGGGGAAATTTTTTCATATTTAGAACATGATATTCAAGAATCAATTATTAAATCATTTACAGATAAAGAACTTGAATATATTTTAGATGATCTATATTTAGATGATATTGTTGATTTAATTGAAGAAATGCCTGCTAATATTTCTCAAAAAATTTTAAGTCATGTTAAAGATCAAGAAGACAGAAATAAGATTAATAAACTTTTAAAATACAACGATGATAGCGTCGGTTCAGTTATGAGTGTTGAGTTTATTAAATTAAACAAAGACATCACTTGTTCAAAAGCAATTGAGATTATTAGAAAAAAAAGAGAAGATGCTGAAGTAGTTCATTATTACATTGTAATTGATGATGATAACAAGTTAGCTGGTGTAACCACTTTAGAAGATATTGTTTTTGTTGATAGTAGAAGAGGTACATATATTTATGAAATAATGGAACCAATTCAAAGTTTAAATGTTTTAGAAACAAAAGAACATGCAACTTTAATTTTTGCTGACCATGATATGTCAGTTCTACCAGTTGTAAATGATAAAAATGAGGTTTTGGGAATTGTTACTTCTGATGATGTTATTGACGTTTTACATGAAGAAGCAACAGAAGATATTTATAAAATGGCCGGAATTGAATCAGAAGAAGGTATTTCATATAATAAACCTAATATAAAATCAATTGTTAAGTCAAGAATCTTTTGATTAATTATTTTGATGTTAGGAAGTACCTTAAGTCAATTAGTTATTCAAATATTTCAGGCTCAAGTTGAAGGGGCGGGTTCTTTTCTTTCAGCCGCTATTAGTAGCGCAATAGTTGTTTCAATGGTTCCAGTTATAAGTGGTACTGCAGGAAACGCGGGAGCGCAAGCAGCAACTACTGTAACACGTGCACTTGCACTTCATGAAATAAAAGGTTCAAAATGAAAAGTAATAAGTAGTGAATTAAGAGCAGGAGCAATAATTGGATTAATATTATTTATCACAAATTTCATTAGATTGATTTTATATTTTACAGCAACTGGTAATTTACTTATAAAAGCAGAACAAATTGGAATTATTCTAATGTGCTTGGTAAGTAGTTTATCAATGTTTTTAGCAGTTGTTTTTGCTAAATTTGTTGGTGCTGTAGTTCCTTTAGCTGCAAATAAATTAAAAAAGGATCCTGCAGTTATGTCAAGTCCTATTTTGGCAACATTAACAGATGCAACTTCTACTATTATCTTTTTTAGTCTTGCTATGTTGATTTTTCACATATTTTTTCACTAG
- a CDS encoding PDxFFG protein produces MKDNQKNPKNKKSFNWRTLVWPKYVTSLAVIALASAITIGIIKYNSTKPHLAQGYDNNLLKNKFVNPNGNINLADGPRLTFVNSEKNHEIATFDPSKGEDGEVFYNNNWIGYNDFLKQFYEKNHSMPFLNIKYGMFDFYNEYIEAVSAKDFYDFTQWFMKNVSWGPEIITLKEFSIVKGVELNGNNITLGSHSNQDKEYTTIKFFPDAFFGSIPLHSTLSGEGNAADSLLYRVNKKLLTFPELQKFLENINEYNSFTNISQQTSNAQSFRTLADKRDLIGKEVFVVKGNYREKIESEAFSTLEKDRLNVSSDYISLVVANTLEEAQTKFAEYVKSYSKNDPFETLKNSASFSFEKKTIVNAIIENDEKTLLDKINDKYLKLIFNDGKTFILFNSIDEAQYNVEIVNGQITNGTRPQNTESIQQALERNTRAFENLSSDISSIYAKNLTNNIYLQQDKLAKFIEFVNLLKEKDTKEVQINETNKLIQKGDDNHREELNLYKQAKERSLEEINKVNQSLKEKQNKKSELEAEIAAENNEQTKENKNYELFKLNKEIEELNARKQEYEQVVTTSTRRIETLESEIPTDEQLREYHARIAGLNQEIRALNIEQKREEILLILKRAFFDSEQLDTLIDLYKLNEEIENSEFKEPKTEFDSIDQKADYIRNLYKFILENRAKYNLYSKILSGDVYAKIENVNDEYLLYSSDLGYLPAQLIALDELVKITKNWRINWREYSNLNGFIRSHNETVSNGFYVYLPNINSIREEYQGSETEVKQLIDKENARLDEILKSFENNEQLNQQKSSISSHLEQANYSSLVNEFKQDIQTLDTLATKYNKDTQAFVRIMTLKSFVEYEDDTTKDKKYYNDIKDIIEKDSALSSHWNDFDSAINNIDTLRKITQNEKESYKLKITSLLPKMFNLYSEIVKITATQKTDIDEYTKNQLKLYNQQIQEVLSSLENINLSDNNNILVYVNTLTEVSTKAISLFENRVDQTSKNLETILNNFKNSLEYLTELETKYNIENVDNLIRYYFAIVSNPVFKEYDNKGNQNNESRKFIAALFNDVIAYQKENFDNYNLNIQNQNTKIAQLKQEIAQTTDNNLKANKQKELVNAQNLLHFYTDLLKDTHFENNGYYKNLDAINELKAAWTNKDFANDENFQYQFEDTALYIRNKTWVDSMNENLQRYQQEKDRFSKSLQNYSSEVHNLATDLFEYVDMFNSFNNIYSNALKQTIFNVKQIKELNIKETVWHHSLLTNEGIEISSKNPLYVAKSKIELLDKLTKAKIVTPETDVNEFARNYIHNVQLTNINKDNSTLSFVLREKQLVNNQEFSSYMNLKYLKFKVNANVSDGVGENTLEQIKQLFDVAGYKAVVQPYSIKEEGSKTIIDDNGQQHTVPTYSIFVEAYDGFTKTLLNKVPWAGEWLEGEHLKTSINDKGEFEYSIENGRYLGLDPDSRIGLWSLLAMNNPKYKGIAVDFLKFVAAHEYGHHMTLNSAQDLGDKGQKPLYGSALVPGQTPNINNYYSRNVLDLYLKARTHLGLNSSPLLNEPNVVSENNEGEYLLYNEPKKINNEIVINKDTVESGSDVWGHEIGKEDLKASMENYKRRFLQTYEGLVKATEERRKANGLNNTEDKKWLEVFDLWLMNTLDQNSGTLNPTKYSDDKFPVKYMTKDANGKWTFKKASLDMLQGILKDGQGNLINFEEVNGQIVPKIVEGIKNSANEYIQIDKILVFNADGSPIINVPLGINLENNDRTNNPYYEINENNENITKKYVNEKIQEAQNTIQSLIVKDFMINGWDFTTTDTSIEPKTSISYPSYAEIFTEADKDYNKAILLPYLDHLKSRDRQTGKIAKGFVDAKYYAPNGTILIDANSEDAIEQEEFYVNAFADKGKENTKFTDILISLYLAEGNSYASISAGARQVLWFSENEQYLPNVNLENVTTPGFLAESFSPQTLKQLHQIPILKWFGPYIKEMVGIDGKNNAYLVVNSNDNVVSENPHPQLKGFPAFWEMSGLKINKNALLNDASNSLFNSYFLEKSNKKLYDFDLKFTTYEEFIKFSSVDTTKAQLNKETKTVNWDIDYVESKFNIDRFKKGLETALLSENTLTSSEKNKLNQLLRENNKQAFANEIMRRFTNSKLAVFVKDIPLSTIKQKIDEDANNELRYAWIFDKDLGYGLFKSEDIVVGTQDNTNTSIEKQWDMSAKRLLDTYNAFANENNVSFDKFSLFDDLILDNKTQMYSTQMIYNFRQRKFSMADILLSFTKGITKKLKPTEDVVNYFKTKTERKFNEFFSDYTYSFAEVINRDNLQITYSPSNTEFRNLPSFITNVNEANTGLEYVVDGTPTAKWNEALIKFTGDEQHSIQNTIIEYEKIADKETKYRASKLNVDYVPNDLINSDNFSSDQNKASNYFGKFKSINNGWFKDRWYRDVLNFRLYDDEGQPIVDDTIRIKDLEGNVVTNRPKAYWEYYIQSQGVGKRNVSNIWRHTDKDAIAMFGYLNIEDAKKVNYLVFEDVETGQRKTLKINKENSSNMFYYKTQHIHNEENSESRHWLKDEAYDYEDSNGHHKGNGFVAWVSDYAIMSNYANKLLDPNHEYKIYFSDDKAGLKTLNIDLGQTQSISENGKTFSQAPTAIYLKNINGTEVPVFRVGVQFNGTK; encoded by the coding sequence ATGAAAGACAACCAGAAAAACCCAAAAAATAAAAAATCTTTCAATTGAAGAACACTTGTTTGGCCTAAGTATGTTACTTCTTTAGCAGTGATCGCGCTGGCTTCAGCAATAACAATTGGAATTATTAAATATAATTCAACAAAGCCACATTTAGCCCAAGGATACGATAATAATTTACTAAAAAATAAATTTGTTAATCCAAATGGAAATATTAATTTAGCAGATGGACCTAGATTAACATTTGTAAATAGTGAAAAAAATCATGAAATTGCTACATTTGATCCTTCTAAAGGAGAAGATGGAGAAGTATTTTACAATAATAATTGAATAGGTTACAATGACTTTTTAAAACAATTTTATGAAAAAAATCACTCAATGCCATTTTTAAATATTAAGTATGGAATGTTTGATTTTTACAATGAATATATTGAAGCAGTTAGTGCTAAAGATTTCTATGATTTTACTCAATGATTCATGAAAAATGTTTCATGAGGACCTGAAATTATTACATTAAAAGAATTTTCTATTGTTAAAGGGGTTGAACTTAATGGAAATAATATAACATTAGGTTCTCACTCTAATCAAGATAAAGAATATACAACTATAAAATTCTTCCCTGATGCTTTCTTTGGTTCAATTCCATTACACAGTACTTTAAGCGGGGAAGGTAATGCAGCTGATTCATTACTATATAGAGTAAATAAAAAGTTATTAACATTTCCTGAATTACAAAAATTTTTAGAAAATATTAATGAATACAATTCATTTACTAATATTTCTCAACAAACATCTAATGCACAATCATTTAGAACATTAGCTGATAAAAGAGATTTAATTGGAAAAGAAGTTTTTGTTGTTAAAGGTAATTATCGTGAAAAAATTGAAAGTGAAGCATTTAGTACTTTAGAAAAAGATAGATTAAATGTTTCTTCAGATTATATTTCTCTAGTTGTTGCCAATACTCTAGAAGAAGCACAAACTAAATTTGCAGAATATGTTAAATCATATTCAAAAAATGATCCGTTTGAAACACTAAAAAATAGTGCTTCTTTTTCTTTTGAAAAGAAGACTATTGTCAATGCAATTATAGAAAATGATGAAAAAACTTTATTAGATAAAATAAATGACAAATACTTAAAATTAATTTTTAATGATGGTAAAACTTTTATTTTATTTAACAGTATTGATGAAGCACAATACAACGTTGAAATAGTTAATGGACAAATTACTAATGGTACAAGACCACAAAACACAGAAAGTATCCAACAAGCATTGGAACGTAATACACGTGCTTTTGAAAACCTTTCAAGTGATATATCTTCAATTTATGCAAAGAATTTAACAAATAATATATATCTTCAACAAGATAAATTAGCTAAATTTATTGAATTTGTAAATCTTTTAAAAGAAAAAGACACAAAAGAAGTTCAAATTAATGAAACAAATAAATTAATTCAAAAAGGTGATGATAATCACAGAGAAGAATTAAATTTATATAAACAAGCTAAAGAAAGATCTCTTGAAGAAATTAATAAAGTAAATCAATCATTAAAAGAAAAGCAAAATAAAAAATCAGAATTAGAAGCAGAAATTGCTGCTGAAAATAATGAACAAACTAAAGAAAATAAAAATTACGAATTATTTAAATTAAATAAAGAAATTGAAGAATTAAACGCAAGAAAACAAGAATATGAGCAAGTTGTAACTACTTCAACCAGAAGAATTGAAACTCTAGAAAGTGAAATTCCTACAGACGAACAATTAAGAGAATATCACGCAAGAATTGCCGGGCTAAATCAAGAAATTCGCGCTTTAAATATCGAACAAAAAAGAGAAGAAATTTTATTAATTTTAAAAAGAGCATTTTTTGACTCCGAACAACTTGATACTTTAATTGATTTATATAAATTAAATGAAGAAATAGAAAATTCAGAATTTAAAGAACCAAAAACCGAATTTGATTCTATTGACCAAAAAGCAGATTACATTAGAAATCTTTATAAATTTATTTTAGAAAATCGTGCTAAATATAATTTATATAGCAAAATTCTAAGTGGTGACGTGTATGCAAAAATCGAAAATGTAAATGATGAATATCTTTTATATTCTTCAGATTTAGGTTATTTACCCGCTCAGTTAATTGCATTAGATGAATTAGTTAAAATTACAAAAAATTGAAGAATAAACTGACGTGAATACTCAAATTTAAACGGATTCATTCGTTCACATAATGAAACAGTTTCAAATGGTTTTTATGTTTATTTACCAAATATAAACTCAATAAGAGAAGAATATCAGGGTAGTGAAACAGAAGTAAAACAACTTATTGATAAAGAAAATGCAAGATTAGATGAAATTTTAAAATCATTTGAAAATAATGAACAACTAAACCAACAAAAATCATCGATTTCATCACATTTAGAACAAGCAAATTACTCTTCATTAGTTAATGAATTTAAACAAGATATTCAAACACTTGATACACTAGCAACAAAATACAACAAAGATACTCAAGCATTTGTAAGAATAATGACTTTAAAATCATTTGTTGAATATGAAGATGATACAACCAAAGATAAAAAATACTACAACGATATAAAAGATATAATTGAAAAAGACAGCGCTTTATCAAGTCACTGAAATGATTTTGATAGTGCAATAAATAATATTGATACATTAAGAAAAATCACTCAAAACGAAAAAGAATCATATAAATTAAAAATTACATCTTTACTTCCAAAAATGTTTAATTTATATTCAGAAATTGTAAAAATAACTGCTACTCAAAAAACTGATATAGATGAATATACAAAAAATCAACTAAAACTATATAATCAACAAATTCAAGAAGTTCTTTCAAGTTTAGAAAATATTAATCTTTCAGATAATAACAATATTTTAGTTTATGTAAATACATTAACAGAAGTTTCAACAAAGGCTATTAGTTTATTTGAAAATAGAGTAGATCAAACAAGCAAAAACTTAGAAACAATTTTAAATAACTTTAAAAATTCATTAGAGTATTTAACTGAGTTAGAAACTAAATACAATATAGAAAATGTTGATAATTTAATTAGATATTATTTTGCAATAGTTTCAAACCCAGTATTTAAAGAATACGATAACAAAGGTAATCAAAATAATGAATCTAGAAAATTTATAGCCGCTTTATTTAACGATGTTATTGCTTACCAAAAAGAAAATTTTGATAATTATAATTTAAATATTCAAAATCAAAATACAAAAATAGCGCAATTAAAACAAGAAATTGCACAAACAACAGATAATAATTTAAAAGCTAACAAGCAAAAAGAATTAGTAAATGCACAAAATTTACTACATTTTTATACAGATTTATTAAAAGATACGCATTTTGAAAATAACGGTTATTACAAAAACTTAGATGCTATTAATGAGTTAAAAGCAGCATGAACTAACAAAGATTTTGCAAATGATGAAAATTTCCAATATCAATTTGAAGATACAGCTTTATATATAAGAAATAAAACTTGAGTAGATAGTATGAATGAAAATCTTCAAAGATATCAGCAAGAAAAAGATAGATTTTCTAAATCACTTCAAAACTACTCTTCAGAAGTTCATAATCTAGCAACTGATTTATTTGAGTATGTAGATATGTTTAATTCATTTAATAATATTTATTCAAATGCTTTAAAACAAACAATTTTCAATGTAAAACAAATTAAAGAATTAAATATAAAAGAAACAGTTTGACACCATAGTTTACTTACAAATGAAGGAATAGAAATTTCTTCTAAAAATCCTTTATATGTAGCAAAATCAAAAATCGAATTATTAGATAAATTAACAAAAGCAAAAATTGTTACACCAGAAACAGATGTAAATGAATTTGCAAGAAACTATATTCACAACGTACAACTTACAAATATAAATAAAGATAATTCAACTTTATCATTTGTTTTAAGAGAAAAACAACTAGTAAATAATCAAGAATTTTCAAGTTATATGAATTTAAAATACTTGAAATTTAAAGTAAATGCAAATGTTTCTGATGGTGTAGGTGAAAATACATTAGAACAAATTAAACAATTATTTGACGTTGCAGGATATAAAGCAGTTGTACAACCATATTCAATTAAAGAAGAAGGAAGTAAAACTATAATTGATGACAATGGTCAACAACATACAGTCCCTACTTATAGTATTTTTGTTGAAGCATACGATGGATTTACAAAAACACTTTTAAACAAAGTTCCATGAGCGGGAGAATGACTTGAAGGTGAACATTTAAAAACTTCAATCAATGATAAAGGTGAATTTGAATATTCTATTGAGAATGGAAGATATTTAGGATTAGATCCTGACTCACGTATTGGATTATGATCATTATTAGCGATGAATAATCCTAAATATAAAGGTATTGCAGTCGACTTCTTAAAATTTGTTGCTGCCCATGAATATGGACACCACATGACATTGAATTCAGCTCAAGATTTAGGAGATAAAGGTCAAAAACCTCTGTATGGATCTGCTTTAGTACCAGGTCAAACACCAAATATAAATAATTACTACTCAAGAAATGTTTTGGACTTATATTTAAAAGCAAGAACACACTTAGGATTAAACTCATCACCTCTATTAAACGAACCTAATGTTGTTTCAGAAAACAATGAGGGTGAATATTTACTATATAATGAACCTAAGAAGATTAATAATGAAATTGTAATTAATAAAGATACAGTTGAATCAGGTTCTGATGTTTGAGGACATGAAATTGGAAAAGAAGATTTAAAAGCTTCTATGGAAAACTACAAACGCCGTTTCTTGCAAACATATGAAGGTTTAGTTAAAGCAACTGAAGAAAGACGAAAAGCAAACGGTTTAAATAATACTGAAGACAAAAAATGATTAGAAGTATTTGATTTATGATTAATGAATACTTTAGACCAAAACTCAGGAACATTAAACCCAACTAAATATTCAGACGATAAATTCCCAGTAAAATATATGACTAAAGATGCAAACGGTAAATGAACATTTAAAAAAGCATCACTTGACATGTTACAAGGAATTTTAAAAGATGGACAAGGAAATTTAATTAATTTTGAAGAAGTAAATGGACAAATAGTACCAAAAATAGTTGAAGGTATTAAAAATTCAGCTAATGAATATATTCAAATTGATAAAATTTTAGTTTTCAATGCAGATGGAAGTCCAATTATAAATGTTCCACTAGGTATTAATTTAGAAAATAATGATAGAACTAATAATCCATATTATGAAATTAATGAAAACAATGAAAACATTACTAAAAAATATGTAAATGAAAAAATTCAAGAAGCTCAAAATACAATTCAATCATTAATTGTTAAAGACTTCATGATCAATGGTTGAGATTTTACAACAACTGATACATCAATTGAACCAAAAACATCTATTTCATACCCATCATATGCTGAAATATTTACTGAAGCAGATAAAGATTACAACAAAGCAATTTTATTGCCTTATTTAGATCATCTAAAATCAAGAGATAGACAAACAGGTAAAATAGCTAAAGGTTTTGTAGATGCAAAATATTATGCACCAAATGGAACTATATTAATTGATGCAAATAGCGAAGATGCCATTGAACAAGAAGAATTTTATGTTAATGCTTTTGCAGATAAAGGTAAAGAAAATACTAAATTTACTGATATTTTAATTTCATTATACTTAGCAGAAGGTAATTCTTATGCTTCAATTTCAGCAGGTGCAAGACAAGTTCTTTGATTTAGTGAAAATGAACAATATTTACCTAACGTTAATTTAGAAAATGTTACAACACCAGGATTTTTAGCAGAAAGTTTTAGTCCACAAACCTTAAAACAACTTCACCAAATCCCAATTTTAAAATGATTTGGACCTTATATTAAGGAAATGGTTGGTATAGATGGTAAAAACAATGCTTATTTAGTTGTTAATTCAAATGATAATGTTGTTTCCGAAAACCCACATCCTCAATTAAAAGGTTTTCCAGCATTCTGAGAAATGTCAGGATTAAAAATTAATAAAAATGCACTTTTAAATGATGCTTCGAATTCATTATTTAATAGTTACTTTTTAGAAAAATCAAACAAAAAATTATATGATTTTGACTTAAAATTCACTACATACGAAGAATTTATTAAGTTTTCAAGTGTTGATACAACAAAAGCTCAATTAAATAAAGAAACAAAAACAGTTAATTGAGATATAGATTATGTTGAATCTAAATTTAATATAGATAGATTCAAAAAAGGTTTAGAAACAGCATTACTTTCAGAAAACACTTTGACATCATCTGAAAAAAATAAATTAAATCAATTATTACGTGAAAATAACAAGCAAGCATTTGCAAACGAAATCATGAGAAGATTTACAAATTCTAAATTAGCAGTATTTGTAAAAGATATTCCACTAAGTACAATTAAACAAAAAATTGATGAAGATGCAAATAACGAACTTAGATATGCATGAATTTTTGATAAAGATTTAGGATATGGATTGTTTAAATCTGAAGATATAGTAGTCGGAACACAAGATAATACAAACACTTCAATTGAAAAACAGTGAGATATGTCAGCTAAAAGACTTTTAGATACATATAATGCATTTGCAAATGAAAATAATGTTTCATTTGATAAGTTTTCATTATTTGATGATTTAATTCTTGATAATAAAACACAAATGTATTCAACTCAAATGATTTACAATTTTAGACAAAGAAAATTCTCAATGGCTGATATATTATTATCATTTACAAAGGGAATAACTAAAAAATTAAAACCAACTGAAGATGTTGTAAATTACTTTAAAACTAAAACAGAACGTAAATTTAATGAATTCTTTTCAGATTATACTTATTCATTTGCTGAGGTTATTAACCGTGATAACTTACAAATAACATATTCACCTTCAAATACTGAATTTAGAAACTTACCAAGTTTTATCACTAATGTAAATGAAGCTAATACAGGGCTTGAATATGTTGTTGATGGAACACCAACTGCTAAATGAAACGAAGCGTTAATTAAATTTACTGGTGATGAACAACATTCAATTCAAAATACAATTATTGAATATGAAAAAATTGCAGATAAAGAAACTAAATATAGAGCATCTAAATTAAATGTTGATTATGTGCCAAATGATTTAATAAATAGTGATAATTTCTCTTCAGATCAAAACAAAGCATCAAATTACTTCGGTAAATTTAAATCAATAAACAATGGTTGATTTAAAGACCGTTGATATAGAGATGTTTTAAACTTCAGATTGTACGATGATGAAGGACAACCAATTGTAGATGATACAATCAGAATTAAAGATTTAGAAGGCAATGTTGTTACAAATAGACCAAAAGCCTACTGAGAATACTACATTCAGTCACAAGGTGTTGGAAAAAGAAATGTTTCAAATATATGAAGACATACAGATAAAGATGCTATTGCGATGTTTGGATATTTAAATATTGAAGATGCTAAAAAAGTTAATTATTTAGTATTTGAAGATGTAGAAACAGGACAAAGAAAAACACTAAAAATTAACAAAGAAAACAGTAGCAATATGTTCTATTACAAGACACAACACATTCACAATGAAGAAAATTCAGAATCACGTCACTGACTAAAAGATGAAGCATATGATTATGAAGATTCAAATGGTCACCATAAAGGAAATGGTTTTGTTGCATGAGTTAGTGATTATGCAATTATGTCAAATTATGCAAATAAATTACTAGATCCAAATCATGAATATAAAATTTATTTTTCAGATGATAAAGCAGGTCTAAAAACACTAAACATTGATTTAGGACAAACTCAAAGCATTTCAGAAAATGGAAAAACATTTTCTCAAGCACCAACTGCTATCTATCTAAAAAATATAAATGGAACAGAAGTTCCGGTTTTCCGTGTGGGTGTTCAATTTAACGGAACAAAATAG